The sequence CGCAGCGCGGCGAGCGCGTACCGGTCCACGTCGAACGTCAGCACCAGGATCCGCGAACGTCCGCCGGCGGCGACGATGCGCCGGGTGGCCTCGATCCCGTCGACGCCCGGCATGCGGATGTCCATCAGCACCACGTCGGGATGCAGCTCGGTGGTCCATCGAACGGCCGCGGCGCCGTTCTCGACCTCGCCGACGATCTCGGTGTCGGGGGTGCTCTCCAGCAGCATGCGAAACCCGAAGCGCTGCAGCGGCTGGGCCTCCACCACGAGCACAGTGATCACGAATGGCTGCCTTTCCGGGTCGCGTGCACGATCCAGCCGCCGTCCGGTGCGGGGCCGGCGCTGACCGTGCAGCCGTAGAGCGCGGCGCATTCGGCTGTGCCGGCGAGGCCGAGACCCGCGTCGCCCGGCGATGCCCACTTCATACCGAGCGAACCTGAGACGACGGTTAGAACCAGTGACGCACGGTGCGCATGCCGCCGACGTCGTGCTCCCACACGTCTGGGTGGATTCCCTCCGCCACCAGCAGGACTTGGTGCTCTGTGTCGCCTGGGCCTTGCCTACCGGGCAGGACCTCGACGCCACCACGCTGGTGGGTGCGCTCGGCACCTGAATCAGCCGACCGGACCCGGCCTGGGAGCGCCGCATTAACGGTCGTCTCAGGTTCGCTCGGTTGAGTGGGCCTCAGACAGCTGCGGGTGCCGCCGGGCCTGTGTGCACACCGCTCCCGGCCGGGGCGACGACGACAAAGCCGTGAAGCACCACCGGTTTCGTGGACCACCGTGTGAACCCTGACCAACCACCCATCGGAATCACCAACAAACCCCGACCAATCACTCATCGGAGGTCTCGTGTCCTCACGTCCAGGTTCCACGGCTGTCGATCGGCAGTTCGGGAGCGCGCTGTCAGCCAACGCTGATGACGCTGCGGCCATGCTCGTCGGCGCCGTCAAGCGATACGGTTTTGGCCAGTCGGCCGTCGTCGCGCTCGACGACGTCACCATCGCGTTCCCGGCGGGGAAGTTCACGGCTGTGATGGGCCCGTCGGGTTCGGGAAAGTCGACGATGATGCACTGTGCCGCCGGGCTGGATCAACTGACGTCGGGCCGCGCATTCGTCGGCAACACCGATCTGTCGACGCTCAACGATCGCGAGTTGACCAGGCTGCGCCGAGAACGGATCGGGTTCGTGTTCCAGGCGTTCAATCTCGTGGCGACGCTCACGGCCGAGGAGAACATCTGCCTGCCGATGACGTTGTCGGGGCGCCGGCCGAGTGTCGCAGTGCTCGATCAGGTCGTGTCGCTGCTGCGCCTCGGTGATCGCGTGCATCATCGGCCGACGGAGCTCTCGGGTGGCCAGCAACAGCGAGTTGCCGTGGCCCGGGCGCTGGTCGCCCAGCCGCAGGTGGTTTTCGCCGACGAGCCCACCGGCAACCTCGACACCCGGTCCGGACAGGAGATCCTCGGATTCCTGCGATCAGCAGTCGATCTGCATCACCAGTCGATCGTGATGGTCACGCACGATCCCCACGCTGCTGCCTGGGCGGACCACGTCGTGTTCGTCGTCGACGGCCGAGTGCACGACGTGATGGATCACCCGTCGGCCGATTCGGTGATCGACGTGATGAAGGGCCTGGGGCGATGAGCCAGATGATGCGGAGTGCGGTTCGAAGCGTGCTCGCGAGTCGGGGTCGGTTCGTGCTAACGGGCACGGCGATCATGCTGTCGGTGGCGTTCCTCGTCGCGACGCTGGTGCTGTCCGACTCGATGCGTGGCCGAGCGGCCGGTGACATCGCCGAAGCGTTGGCGGGGACGGATGCCGTGGTGCAGGGCGTCGTCCTCGGCGAGCCCGGCGGAGGGCCGGGAGATCCGGAAAGGTCGGTTCGGCGATCACTGGATCCGGACATCACCGAGCGCGTGGCTACGGTCGATGTCGTCGACGGGGCCGCCTCGCAATGGGTCGGCTTCGCGAAGCTGGTCGTCGATGGATCGTCAGTCGGAACCGGCACGGCGAGCGACGTCGGTCGCAACTGGGTCGCCGACCCGGCGCTCAATCCGTTCCGGCTCACGAGCGGGCGACCACCGACCGAGGTCGGAGAGGTCGTGATCGATCGGTCGCTCGCCGGTGACGCAGGCTTGGCTCCGGGTGACGTCGTACAGATCCTGACCACGACGGGGATGTACGACGCGACCATCACCGGTGTCGCGACGTTCGCGTCGGCGGACGCGGCACCGTTGCAGCGAACGGTGCTGTTGCCCGACGGAGCGGTGTCCGCCTGGCTCGACACTGCGGCGCCGACGGAGGTGCTCGTCGACGTCGCGGAGGGCGCTGACCGCGCCGAGGTGCTCGGCCGATTGTCGGCGCTGACTGATGCCGAGGTCATCGACGGGCCCGACTACATCCGGACGATGCAGGACGCCGCGACGTCACCGCTGCAGTTCCTGACCGTGTTTCTCCTGGCCTTCGCCGTGGTCGCGGTGTTGATCGGTGTGACGATCATCTTCAACACGTTCGCGCTCACCGTCGCCCGCCGCCGGCGGGAGTCGGCGCTGCTGCGTGCGATCGGTGCGGAACGACGCCAACTGCTCGGCGGAGTGGTGATCGAGGCGGCGCTCGTCGGGACGATCGCCACGCTCGTCGGCCTCGTCTGCGGGGTCGCGGGAGTGGGCGCGCTGCGCTGGCTCGTCGGACTCGCCGGGATCACGTTGCTCACCGGGCCGTCGATCGTGAGTACGACCTCGATCGCGGTCGCCGCGACCGTCGGTATCGGCGCAACGATCCTGTCGGCATGGATCCCGGCTCGCCGCGCGGCGGCGACACCGCCGATCGAGGCGCTGCGCGAGAGCGCGGCGGAACCCCGGGTCGTGAGTCCGGCGCGAACTGCGAGCGGGCTCGTGCTCGCCGCGGTGGCGATCGCTGGAGGAGCTGTGGCTGTGGTGCGCTCGAGCGCGACGTGGGTCGTACTCGTCGTTGCCATCGTCCCGGCGCTCGTGTTGTGTGGCCCGGCGATCGTGACCGCCGCAGCGCGTGGGAGCGCTCAAGTGGCCCGTCGCGCCGCCGGTGTGTGTGGCTCGATCGCAGCGGGCAACCTGGCTGCGAGCCCTCGTCGATCGGCGTCGACGGCGCTCACGCTCATGCTCGGCACCGCGATGGTGACGATGTTCGCGATCTTCGCGAGCTCACTGACGAGCGCGGTCGGGACGGACGTTCGTGAAGGACTGCAGGCCGACCTGGTGGTCACGTCGGCGACCGCCGACTTCCCGACGATCGACCCCACCCTGGCCGGCCGGATCGCAGCGCTGCCCGACGTCGACGCAGTCGCTGCGCTGTCGATCGCCGAAGGAATCGCGGCAGGTAAAGCCGAGGCGATCGGCGGCATCGACCCGACCGCACTGCCCACCATGTTCGACCTCGACCCGATCGCCGGCGACCTCGCCGACCTGAGCAAGGGGGGCGTGGCCGTGGTCGGCGACGACCCGGCGCTGCTTGGCGGCACCCTCGCGATCGAGTTCGAACGCTCGACACTCGAGGCGCCGATCGTTGCCGTGGTGGCGAGGAGCACCGGCGGGTTCGAAGCCCCTTTGTACTTCGTCGACCGTGCGACACTCGACGCCTTCGTCGGTCGTCTGCTCGACGCTCTGTTGTTCGTCGACCTCGCCGACGGAGTGGTCGCGGACGCCGAGGAAGACGTGAGGGCGCTGGTCCGAGCCACGCCCGGGTCGTTCTTCGAGACCCGGGCAGAACACGTCGCCAACAGCGGGAGCGAAATCGCCGCGTTCCGGAACTTTATCGACGGGATGCTCCTCCTCGCGAGCTTCATCGCGCTCCTCGGAGTCGCCAACACCACGGCGCTCGCGATCAATGAACGCTCTGGAGAGCTCGGGCTGCTGCGAGCGGTCGGCGCGACTCGCCGAGAGCTGCGTCGAATCGTGCGGCTCGAGGTGGCACTCCTGTCGTTCGTGGCAGCATCGATCGGTATCGCCGTCGCAGTCGGCTTCGGCTGGGCGCTGATCGACGTCACCGGTGGCGCGGAGATCCCATCCGTCGTCGTACCGTGGTCCCGCCTCGCAGTGACGCTCGTCGTTGCGGTCACAGCCGGCGTCGTCGCTGCAGCGTGGCCCGCGTTCCGGGTCTCCCGGGTGCCCGTGCTCGAGCTGGCGGGCCGGGACCGCTGATGCGCAGGTCCTGCGCCTGGACCGGGCGGCCGTTACGTGCCTCTGGCCGACGACTTCGTGGCGTCGCGTCACAGGATGCGAGGCGGCTCAGTCGAAGTGGATTCGCATCAGCCTTCTGGCGGCCCAGTCGTCTGGATGGGTCGGCCTGACGGCCCGGATCTCCCCTGGCCTGAACGTCTTGCGGGCGCTGCTTTAATTTCGCGGGTGCGGCTCAACTGGGCAGGGTTTCGATCGGCTGGCCGGTGAGCGTGGCGATGAGGTCGAAGTCCTTGTCGACGGCCAAGACGGTCAGTCCGGTCTTTTCGGCGGTTGCGGCGATCAGCAGGTCGGGGATTGACGGGGCACGGTGTTGGCCGCGGTCGGCGAGCAGCATCTGCACTTCCAGCGCCCGGTCCTCGATTGCGGGTGTGAGGTGTTCGACCGGCATCAGTGACAGCGGTGGGGCAGCGAACTGTCGGCGTCCCGCCTCTCCGGAGCGCGCCGAGTAGCCGAGTTCGAGGCGCGTGATGGTGGAGAGCCGGACGAGGCCACGGCTGATGCGTGCGCTCCACTCGTCGCGGTTCGCTGTTTGACCAAGCTGGAGGCGTACGTACGCGGACTTGTCGATCAGCCAGCTCGTCACCGCCACGCGGTCTCCATCACCGTAGGGTCGGCGAGGTCGGCGAAGGCCTCTGCGGACCGTTGCCAGTCCTCGGCGGTGACCGTCCGGTCGCTGGCAGGGCTGATGTTCTCCTCGAACTTGCGGCGTAGGTACTCGTTGCGAGACAGCCCGAGGCTGGCGGCTGCGGCGTCGATGCGGTCCACGGCTTCTTGACTGAGATCACGGACGAGGATGTTGGGCATGTAGCACCTCTCTGGGAGGAATGATATCACGATATCATGCCGACGATGGCGTGAACGCGGATCCGGAGCGGTTGCCGCACATGCCTCGTTGGCCCACGGGCGGGTCGAGCCGCCCCCGGCGGGCACGAGCCCACGGTCGCCTGCTGTGATGGTGCTCCGTTGGTGCTGGGATGTCCGGTACTTGATCAGCGCGAACCGATCGGAATCGGCAACGGACGCCTTGCTCACCCGACCATTTTACGCCCGATCTTGACCCCCCAGCGGCTGTAGCACGAGGGCGCCGGTGGCGTCGGCGCAGCGGCGTTGAC is a genomic window of Micromonospora tarapacensis containing:
- the vapB gene encoding type II toxin-antitoxin system VapB family antitoxin, producing MPNILVRDLSQEAVDRIDAAAASLGLSRNEYLRRKFEENISPASDRTVTAEDWQRSAEAFADLADPTVMETAWR
- a CDS encoding PIN domain nuclease, yielding MAVTSWLIDKSAYVRLQLGQTANRDEWSARISRGLVRLSTITRLELGYSARSGEAGRRQFAAPPLSLMPVEHLTPAIEDRALEVQMLLADRGQHRAPSIPDLLIAATAEKTGLTVLAVDKDFDLIATLTGQPIETLPS
- a CDS encoding ABC transporter ATP-binding protein, translated to MLVGAVKRYGFGQSAVVALDDVTIAFPAGKFTAVMGPSGSGKSTMMHCAAGLDQLTSGRAFVGNTDLSTLNDRELTRLRRERIGFVFQAFNLVATLTAEENICLPMTLSGRRPSVAVLDQVVSLLRLGDRVHHRPTELSGGQQQRVAVARALVAQPQVVFADEPTGNLDTRSGQEILGFLRSAVDLHHQSIVMVTHDPHAAAWADHVVFVVDGRVHDVMDHPSADSVIDVMKGLGR
- a CDS encoding FtsX-like permease family protein, yielding MAFLVATLVLSDSMRGRAAGDIAEALAGTDAVVQGVVLGEPGGGPGDPERSVRRSLDPDITERVATVDVVDGAASQWVGFAKLVVDGSSVGTGTASDVGRNWVADPALNPFRLTSGRPPTEVGEVVIDRSLAGDAGLAPGDVVQILTTTGMYDATITGVATFASADAAPLQRTVLLPDGAVSAWLDTAAPTEVLVDVAEGADRAEVLGRLSALTDAEVIDGPDYIRTMQDAATSPLQFLTVFLLAFAVVAVLIGVTIIFNTFALTVARRRRESALLRAIGAERRQLLGGVVIEAALVGTIATLVGLVCGVAGVGALRWLVGLAGITLLTGPSIVSTTSIAVAATVGIGATILSAWIPARRAAATPPIEALRESAAEPRVVSPARTASGLVLAAVAIAGGAVAVVRSSATWVVLVVAIVPALVLCGPAIVTAAARGSAQVARRAAGVCGSIAAGNLAASPRRSASTALTLMLGTAMVTMFAIFASSLTSAVGTDVREGLQADLVVTSATADFPTIDPTLAGRIAALPDVDAVAALSIAEGIAAGKAEAIGGIDPTALPTMFDLDPIAGDLADLSKGGVAVVGDDPALLGGTLAIEFERSTLEAPIVAVVARSTGGFEAPLYFVDRATLDAFVGRLLDALLFVDLADGVVADAEEDVRALVRATPGSFFETRAEHVANSGSEIAAFRNFIDGMLLLASFIALLGVANTTALAINERSGELGLLRAVGATRRELRRIVRLEVALLSFVAASIGIAVAVGFGWALIDVTGGAEIPSVVVPWSRLAVTLVVAVTAGVVAAAWPAFRVSRVPVLELAGRDR
- a CDS encoding ATP-binding protein, translating into MKWASPGDAGLGLAGTAECAALYGCTVSAGPAPDGGWIVHATRKGSHS